The following are encoded together in the Clostridia bacterium genome:
- a CDS encoding GNAT family N-acetyltransferase — MGSADCRGAPCELDGPRPPALAEIDHVLDLVNAVFSPEDRTMGLEFPQLFRRSNLHRLRLFVDPATGAPAAHAGYVAQKLVIEGCTVPVAALGSVCTRPEYRGMGLASRLVQSIMKQAIDEGLPLMMISGDLGVYKRLGAVEAGEFLRVEAQREQIRNLIEVMSERSGWAEANMRPAVRSDITEMASIYRREPVRYVRSVRDFEELTWWRPDMKRLYSTESMWVAEAQDGCERAESVQAEGQQQSVAGSHAGARAGVGAGGSSMLGYVVARKRKLDDGRTRLHVAEYAGARWSVLLMVARMCVEYGPDLLTFTMPASDREMKALVRTARIPVRETTLPEYTIMSLNDEALAACAGRAMADREDAVGHAARAAVWSGLRGPELVRWIFGGSQVVNSGSELLPSHASGRLPLPVPGLNYI; from the coding sequence GTGGGGTCTGCCGATTGCCGGGGTGCGCCATGTGAGCTCGACGGGCCGCGCCCGCCCGCGCTCGCCGAGATTGATCACGTGCTTGACCTCGTGAATGCCGTGTTCAGTCCGGAAGACAGAACCATGGGCCTTGAGTTCCCTCAGCTGTTTAGGAGGTCCAATCTCCATAGGCTGAGGCTGTTCGTGGATCCTGCCACAGGAGCGCCGGCAGCGCATGCTGGGTACGTTGCTCAGAAGCTGGTGATCGAAGGATGCACGGTTCCAGTGGCGGCGCTTGGCTCTGTGTGCACTCGGCCTGAGTACCGCGGGATGGGCCTCGCCTCGCGTCTGGTGCAAAGCATCATGAAGCAGGCGATCGACGAAGGCCTCCCGCTTATGATGATCTCGGGAGATCTCGGAGTGTACAAGCGTCTCGGAGCTGTCGAGGCCGGGGAGTTCCTGAGGGTGGAGGCCCAGCGGGAGCAGATTAGGAACTTGATCGAGGTCATGTCGGAACGATCCGGGTGGGCAGAGGCGAATATGCGGCCTGCTGTCCGGAGTGACATAACAGAGATGGCATCAATCTACCGACGTGAGCCGGTGCGATATGTCCGCAGTGTCAGGGATTTCGAGGAGTTGACCTGGTGGCGGCCTGACATGAAGCGGCTCTACTCAACTGAGAGCATGTGGGTGGCGGAAGCTCAAGACGGGTGCGAACGGGCAGAGAGTGTGCAGGCTGAGGGTCAGCAGCAGAGTGTTGCCGGTTCGCATGCCGGGGCTAGGGCCGGTGTCGGGGCTGGAGGATCGAGTATGCTAGGGTACGTTGTGGCCCGGAAGCGTAAGCTGGATGACGGCCGGACGAGGCTGCACGTGGCTGAGTACGCCGGAGCTAGGTGGAGTGTGCTGTTGATGGTGGCTCGTATGTGTGTCGAGTATGGACCTGACCTTCTCACATTCACCATGCCGGCGTCCGATCGCGAGATGAAGGCGCTTGTGCGGACCGCACGGATTCCCGTGCGCGAAACCACTCTGCCTGAATACACGATCATGTCGCTGAACGATGAGGCGCTCGCAGCCTGCGCTGGCCGGGCCATGGCTGATCGCGAAGATGCTGTTGGTCACGCCGCGCGGGCTGCCGTTTGGTCCGGCCTTCGCGGCCCGGAGCTTGTGCGCTGGATATTCGGAGGATCACAGGTTGTCAACTCAGGCTCGGAGCTTCTGCCGAGCCATGCCTCAGGTAGGCTTCCGCTTCCAGTGCCCGGGCTCAACTACATATGA
- a CDS encoding carbohydrate ABC transporter permease — MSAKRHMARQKLRVEILKHVLLAVGAFVMIVPFIWMISTSLTPDSVILSHKLIPHAITFSNYVKAWNFSRNFDEEVSLGTFFINSVIVSFFITVPSLLIDSLAGYVLARRRIPGRDLLFYMALATMMIPFYVIAIPLYLVVRKLGWLESYQGMIVPFLGSGFGIFMFKQFFQGIPEDLEDAARVDGCSPFRTYASVMLPLAKPVVATMMIFKVMWSWNLFFWPLLIINDMRLKTIPLALTMFRGLNVTQWGTLCAGLTIATIPVIIVYLSMQDMFQKGIIMGAVKG; from the coding sequence ATGAGTGCGAAACGGCACATGGCTCGGCAGAAACTACGAGTCGAGATTCTGAAGCATGTTCTGCTCGCAGTGGGAGCTTTTGTAATGATAGTCCCGTTCATCTGGATGATATCGACTTCTCTTACTCCTGATTCGGTCATTCTGTCGCACAAGTTGATCCCTCATGCCATTACGTTCTCGAATTACGTGAAAGCGTGGAATTTCTCGCGGAACTTCGATGAGGAAGTGAGCCTTGGAACGTTCTTCATCAACAGCGTAATCGTTAGCTTCTTCATTACGGTTCCGTCGCTGCTCATTGACTCGCTCGCGGGATACGTGCTGGCCAGGCGGCGAATCCCCGGTCGGGACCTGCTGTTCTACATGGCGCTGGCCACAATGATGATTCCTTTCTATGTGATAGCAATTCCGCTCTACCTTGTGGTGCGAAAGCTCGGTTGGCTCGAGAGCTACCAGGGGATGATCGTGCCGTTCCTGGGCTCCGGGTTTGGCATCTTCATGTTCAAACAGTTCTTTCAGGGCATACCGGAGGACCTGGAGGACGCTGCACGCGTTGATGGATGCTCGCCCTTCAGGACATACGCGTCGGTCATGCTGCCGCTGGCCAAGCCGGTTGTAGCCACCATGATGATATTCAAAGTCATGTGGTCGTGGAATCTCTTCTTCTGGCCCTTGCTCATCATCAATGACATGCGTCTGAAGACGATTCCGCTGGCCTTAACGATGTTTCGAGGGCTGAATGTGACCCAGTGGGGCACTCTGTGCGCGGGCCTGACCATTGCCACCATTCCGGTGATCATCGTGTACCTGTCGATGCAGGACATGTTCCAGAAGGGCATAATCATGGGCGCCGTGAAAGGGTAG
- a CDS encoding sugar ABC transporter permease, with protein sequence MKRSATHKIGEALELYTMVAPAYMVFLVFIFVPVAWAFYLSFFDYSILSLTSPKFTGIKNYIRVFADPVFRIALWNTFRYSLGTVAPRIVLGLGFALLLDQKHLIGKNVFRACYFLPVVTSMVAASIVWSLVFNASPDGLANQFLAVFGASPKGWLANSRLAMPSVCVVGVWKDLGYVMTIYIAGLQGVPLELYEAGAVDGVTTWQRIRYITIPLLRPTTFFILVTEILGSFQVFTETYVMTEGGPGYSTTTLINLLYSKGFKEFDMGYASGLAVALFLGLMALSWALRRMFRADEIVY encoded by the coding sequence ATGAAGAGATCGGCTACTCACAAGATAGGGGAAGCGCTCGAGCTGTACACCATGGTTGCGCCTGCGTATATGGTCTTTCTGGTGTTCATCTTTGTTCCAGTGGCATGGGCCTTCTACCTCAGTTTCTTTGACTATAGCATATTGTCGTTGACGAGCCCGAAATTCACAGGCATCAAGAACTACATACGCGTGTTTGCCGACCCGGTCTTCAGGATTGCATTGTGGAATACCTTTCGCTACAGCCTGGGCACGGTTGCGCCGCGGATCGTGCTCGGCCTGGGATTTGCGCTGCTCTTGGACCAGAAGCATCTTATCGGAAAAAACGTCTTCAGAGCATGCTACTTCCTGCCGGTTGTCACATCCATGGTTGCGGCCTCGATCGTGTGGTCACTCGTGTTCAACGCCAGCCCCGACGGATTGGCAAACCAGTTTCTCGCGGTGTTTGGGGCCTCACCCAAGGGATGGCTTGCGAATTCGCGCCTTGCGATGCCGTCAGTGTGCGTCGTGGGCGTGTGGAAGGATCTCGGGTACGTAATGACCATATACATCGCCGGGCTTCAGGGAGTGCCGCTGGAGCTCTACGAGGCGGGAGCCGTGGACGGCGTGACCACGTGGCAGCGCATACGATACATCACGATCCCGTTGCTGCGTCCTACGACGTTCTTCATTCTGGTGACGGAGATCCTGGGCTCGTTTCAGGTGTTCACGGAGACCTACGTGATGACTGAGGGAGGACCCGGCTACAGCACCACTACCCTGATCAACCTTCTATACAGCAAGGGTTTCAAAGAATTCGATATGGGATACGCCAGCGGACTCGCAGTCGCCCTTTTTCTCGGGCTTATGGCTCTGAGCTGGGCTTTGCGGCGGATGTTTCGCGCGGATGAGATCGTGTACTAG
- a CDS encoding ABC transporter substrate-binding protein has translation MRKLIPAILAFLLLAVLIAPVGAAKKTTITFWQAGGDAVSSAVIRDIIKDFEAENPDIKVNFQAIPWGEDPHVKFQVAIVGGTIADVFTVGDPFEHVLAASNALEPLDGYASKGMLADFYPVFIERGTFSGQLVSLPWFGTIRAMFYRKDLLAAAGVPEPTTSWTWDEFVTYAKKLTRDLNGDGVIDQYGFGTSGRYVSQFQPFVKQNGVDFMDEDKEIVTANSPAAIEGIQFYVDLIRKHKVTPPGITTINLEEIQKMFAEGKVALFFDCEDTSQRFINEPGLAGKFGVGLLPHNKKHAAFGGTDVIVMSKQSKNKEAAWKFFECMVSPKAMAAYCKATGFSPARKSLASHPDLNDPIRRAFAKQMELGGYFYFKHPKAGGISPLVRAEVQQAMEGDKTVEAAMNSLQKSLEDLIRK, from the coding sequence ATGAGGAAGCTGATTCCGGCAATCCTGGCGTTCCTGCTTCTCGCAGTTCTTATCGCGCCTGTGGGCGCCGCGAAGAAGACCACGATCACCTTCTGGCAGGCTGGTGGCGACGCCGTGTCCAGCGCAGTGATTCGCGACATCATCAAGGACTTCGAGGCTGAAAACCCCGATATCAAGGTGAATTTCCAGGCGATTCCGTGGGGTGAAGACCCGCACGTGAAATTCCAGGTAGCCATAGTAGGCGGCACGATCGCTGACGTCTTCACAGTCGGAGACCCGTTTGAGCACGTGCTCGCCGCCAGCAACGCTCTGGAACCGCTGGACGGATACGCCTCAAAGGGGATGTTGGCTGACTTTTACCCGGTGTTCATTGAGAGGGGCACATTCAGCGGTCAGCTGGTTTCTCTGCCATGGTTCGGCACCATAAGGGCCATGTTCTACCGCAAGGACCTATTGGCTGCCGCAGGCGTGCCCGAGCCCACTACCTCATGGACTTGGGACGAATTCGTGACCTATGCCAAGAAACTCACGCGCGACCTCAATGGCGATGGTGTGATCGACCAGTATGGTTTCGGCACTTCAGGCCGGTACGTGTCCCAGTTCCAGCCGTTCGTGAAGCAGAATGGCGTGGATTTCATGGATGAGGACAAAGAGATCGTAACAGCCAACAGCCCAGCTGCAATCGAAGGCATCCAGTTCTATGTCGACCTTATCCGAAAGCACAAGGTGACCCCGCCAGGCATCACTACCATCAATCTCGAGGAGATCCAGAAGATGTTCGCCGAGGGCAAGGTAGCTCTCTTCTTTGACTGCGAAGATACATCTCAGCGGTTCATAAATGAACCCGGGCTTGCCGGCAAGTTCGGTGTCGGGCTGTTGCCCCACAACAAGAAACACGCGGCATTTGGAGGCACCGATGTGATAGTCATGTCGAAGCAGTCGAAGAACAAGGAAGCTGCCTGGAAGTTCTTTGAGTGCATGGTGTCGCCCAAGGCCATGGCGGCTTACTGCAAGGCGACTGGTTTCTCGCCCGCCAGGAAGTCTCTTGCCAGCCACCCTGATCTTAACGATCCGATCCGGAGGGCGTTCGCGAAGCAGATGGAGCTCGGGGGGTACTTCTACTTCAAGCATCCCAAGGCAGGAGGGATTAGTCCGCTCGTCAGGGCGGAAGTCCAGCAAGCAATGGAAGGCGACAAGACCGTTGAGGCCGCAATGAACTCATTGCAGAAGAGCCTGGAGGACCTAATTCGTAAGTAA
- a CDS encoding beta-N-acetylglucosaminidase domain-containing protein, which yields MAQRIDRFLVIADSDKTVRSLACGVLMGFLKNELHAEAVLAHAAPEGGPEQAALVRLSVDPDAEMAHSVDKPDTVEAEEFHIRANDEAGLPRIDISARAEAGLLYGVEEAMAQFRLHRGFPVIDKTFSPAWAVRGMKGLHWNPQDYLSVLDFLPSCKFNYLMLCYGMTPEHCRRFRDPYSEEHREAIARIVQGCKERFVTVCVAVNPSLRSVPPARYSGDEDLQIVVDKLRASYDLGVRHFTLALDDISLDLQRSEDRATYRNLGEAHVDFTKRLRDALLAIDSDNRLTLCPTTYFTNHARAYPDYARAIAEGVPDDVELFWTGPDWNSVSVTYEDACEYAELAGRKPFLWLNYPVNDYLRPQPWRLVLAPTTMRCTRLPNAVTGVIANPMRQVEASKLPLWSIGRYCWDPAAYDPEASLEEACAVVAAEHNGSAEILYAIVAAYVGAYNPLMDLASALTNATPCALRQMEERLQQAARTIRQLLPALKAELGEVRLYNELKEGFGRFCNFADAFTAWRCTVRLSDEAQRHDLSDEALADASSFARLSKGLFGTIGL from the coding sequence TTGGCGCAGAGAATTGACCGGTTCCTGGTCATAGCCGATTCCGACAAAACGGTGCGTTCATTGGCCTGTGGCGTCCTAATGGGTTTCCTTAAGAACGAACTCCATGCGGAAGCAGTCCTAGCGCACGCGGCGCCCGAGGGTGGGCCGGAGCAAGCCGCATTGGTGCGGCTCTCGGTCGACCCAGACGCCGAGATGGCTCATTCGGTGGATAAGCCGGACACGGTGGAGGCAGAGGAGTTCCACATCAGGGCGAATGACGAGGCAGGCCTGCCGAGAATCGACATCTCGGCCAGGGCCGAAGCCGGATTGCTCTACGGTGTTGAGGAAGCCATGGCGCAGTTCCGGCTGCACCGCGGGTTCCCCGTAATCGACAAGACCTTCAGCCCTGCGTGGGCAGTCCGAGGCATGAAGGGGCTCCACTGGAACCCTCAGGATTACCTGTCAGTGCTGGACTTCTTGCCCTCCTGCAAGTTCAACTACCTCATGCTGTGCTACGGGATGACGCCGGAACACTGTCGCAGATTCAGAGATCCATACTCCGAAGAGCATCGAGAGGCGATCGCGAGAATAGTGCAGGGCTGCAAAGAGCGGTTCGTCACCGTGTGTGTCGCTGTGAACCCATCGCTCAGGAGTGTTCCCCCTGCAAGGTACTCAGGCGACGAGGATTTGCAGATAGTGGTGGATAAGCTCAGAGCATCGTATGACCTTGGCGTTCGCCATTTTACGCTTGCCCTGGACGACATATCCCTGGACCTTCAGAGGAGCGAAGACCGAGCCACATACCGAAATCTCGGAGAGGCGCATGTTGACTTCACCAAGCGCCTGCGAGATGCCCTGCTTGCCATCGATTCGGACAACAGACTGACTCTGTGCCCAACCACATATTTCACAAATCACGCCCGCGCGTATCCGGATTACGCGCGCGCTATCGCAGAAGGGGTTCCAGATGATGTGGAGCTCTTCTGGACCGGTCCTGACTGGAACTCGGTGTCAGTTACATACGAGGACGCCTGCGAGTACGCCGAACTGGCAGGCCGCAAGCCGTTCCTGTGGCTCAATTATCCCGTGAACGACTACCTCAGGCCTCAACCTTGGCGTCTTGTGCTGGCGCCCACTACTATGAGGTGCACGCGCCTTCCCAACGCGGTCACCGGGGTCATCGCGAACCCTATGCGACAGGTGGAGGCGTCGAAACTGCCTCTGTGGAGTATCGGGCGGTATTGCTGGGATCCAGCGGCCTACGATCCAGAGGCTTCACTCGAGGAGGCCTGCGCCGTTGTAGCCGCTGAACACAACGGATCGGCAGAGATCCTGTACGCAATCGTGGCAGCATATGTCGGGGCCTATAACCCCCTGATGGACTTGGCCAGCGCATTGACGAATGCGACTCCCTGTGCACTTCGGCAGATGGAGGAGCGATTGCAGCAAGCAGCCCGAACCATACGGCAACTGCTTCCTGCCCTCAAGGCCGAGCTAGGCGAGGTACGGCTGTACAACGAGCTGAAGGAGGGCTTTGGGAGATTCTGCAACTTCGCTGACGCTTTCACTGCGTGGAGATGCACAGTTCGTCTGTCTGACGAGGCTCAACGCCACGACCTGTCTGACGAGGCGCTTGCAGACGCATCGAGCTTCGCCCGTCTGTCCAAAGGTCTGTTCGGGACTATTGGACTATGA
- a CDS encoding SIS domain-containing protein, which translates to MLALNYLDSVKQILSKVGETQLQAIEEAASVVAETIKNGGRLHLFGTGHSHIIAEEAFYRAGGLVQVNAILEPALMLHDGPFKSTAMERLEGYAQIILDHSGICPGDVLMIISNSGRNSVPVEMALAAKAEKIPVIALTSLAHSKSVPSRHSSGKRLFEVADIVIDNCGVPGDAVLSVNGSSTQVCPTSTVVGAAIINMLEAEIVERLCALGIKPSLFVSANMDGGDEFDRQWVHVLERVPTDGAHVRPQEGESVGAEN; encoded by the coding sequence ATGTTAGCTCTGAACTACCTGGACAGTGTCAAGCAGATCTTGAGCAAGGTCGGGGAAACCCAGCTCCAGGCGATAGAGGAAGCCGCGAGCGTGGTGGCCGAGACGATCAAGAACGGCGGCAGGCTCCATCTATTCGGCACAGGCCACTCTCACATTATCGCGGAAGAGGCGTTCTACCGGGCAGGCGGGCTGGTGCAGGTGAACGCGATACTCGAACCGGCTCTCATGCTTCACGACGGTCCTTTCAAGTCCACAGCCATGGAGCGCCTGGAGGGATATGCGCAGATCATACTGGATCACTCTGGGATTTGCCCCGGCGATGTCTTGATGATCATATCCAACTCTGGGCGGAATTCTGTTCCGGTGGAGATGGCTCTGGCGGCAAAAGCAGAGAAGATCCCGGTTATCGCTCTTACCTCGCTCGCCCACTCGAAGAGTGTGCCATCGCGTCATTCCAGCGGCAAGCGCCTTTTCGAGGTGGCTGACATCGTCATAGACAACTGCGGTGTGCCGGGTGACGCCGTGCTCTCTGTGAATGGGTCGTCCACTCAGGTTTGTCCCACGTCCACAGTGGTTGGGGCCGCCATTATCAACATGCTGGAAGCAGAGATAGTTGAGCGTCTATGTGCACTGGGAATCAAGCCGTCGCTGTTCGTTAGTGCCAACATGGACGGGGGAGACGAGTTCGACCGGCAGTGGGTTCATGTGTTGGAGAGAGTGCCCACAGATGGGGCCCATGTCCGTCCTCAGGAAGGTGAGTCTGTTGGCGCAGAGAATTGA
- a CDS encoding neutral/alkaline non-lysosomal ceramidase N-terminal domain-containing protein, producing MFNVGSGCSRIQLPTSIPLAGYLARTESSCGMHDPLFARVAAVESEGRALTVVSLDLLYSDTGLACAIRSAVAKATQADPSSIMICCTHTHSAPACIFPDSGRHDPSIVAAITGAAADAALDAWSSLELCELYHASGTVTGVASRRSELTGEAGPIDQFVYVAEFRSRAQSHAGVARSVARIVSFACHPTVLGPDNLMLTRDLPGFIVDSCEDDMRASGVERPFGMFLNGAAADVSTRYTRRSQTFDEAARLGRQVASRASELAAIALPSSSAKVSLMCNHVQLPRKPSVSWERALESIGQAESEAERLVRSGADHMAVKAAQDRAAAWRIVLTRSKNRAEAEAKSDAAITAAAARGAIRAEICMARLGDLVMALIPGELPYDTGKAMEEAMARARPWGSCGCSRECVWVVGYSNGHFGYLVPERAAPDAYEQVMSDLAPEATAEVVRVAATLSSKGMCIDPC from the coding sequence ATGTTCAACGTCGGATCAGGCTGCAGTCGAATACAGTTGCCGACGTCGATTCCTCTTGCCGGATACCTGGCGCGGACGGAGTCATCCTGTGGCATGCACGATCCCCTGTTCGCCAGGGTGGCAGCTGTGGAGAGCGAGGGCCGCGCGCTCACCGTCGTATCTCTCGACCTTCTCTACTCCGACACCGGCCTGGCCTGTGCGATACGCTCGGCAGTGGCGAAGGCGACACAGGCTGATCCATCTTCGATCATGATCTGTTGCACTCACACACATTCCGCGCCTGCCTGCATCTTCCCTGATTCAGGTCGGCACGATCCGTCGATTGTGGCCGCTATCACTGGAGCAGCGGCGGATGCTGCTCTTGACGCATGGTCATCGCTCGAACTGTGTGAACTATACCATGCCTCAGGCACGGTGACTGGGGTCGCCAGCCGGCGAAGCGAGCTTACGGGCGAAGCCGGACCGATTGATCAGTTCGTGTATGTGGCGGAATTCCGGTCGCGGGCCCAGAGCCACGCCGGGGTCGCACGCAGTGTTGCACGCATCGTCAGTTTTGCGTGCCATCCCACCGTGCTCGGCCCGGACAACCTGATGCTCACGAGGGATTTGCCGGGGTTTATTGTGGATTCATGTGAGGACGATATGCGAGCGTCCGGAGTGGAGCGCCCGTTTGGAATGTTCCTTAATGGCGCCGCTGCGGATGTGAGCACAAGGTACACGCGACGCTCCCAGACCTTCGACGAGGCTGCAAGGCTGGGCAGGCAGGTCGCGTCCAGGGCGTCTGAGCTTGCAGCGATTGCACTGCCGTCGAGCAGTGCGAAAGTCAGCCTCATGTGCAACCATGTGCAGCTTCCCCGGAAACCCTCCGTGAGTTGGGAGCGGGCGCTCGAGTCCATTGGCCAGGCTGAGTCGGAGGCCGAGCGACTCGTGAGGTCCGGCGCCGACCACATGGCTGTCAAAGCAGCTCAAGACCGGGCTGCAGCTTGGAGGATCGTTCTAACCAGATCCAAGAACCGAGCGGAGGCCGAGGCCAAGAGCGATGCGGCAATCACCGCTGCTGCCGCTCGAGGGGCAATCCGAGCCGAGATATGCATGGCTCGGCTGGGCGATCTGGTGATGGCCCTCATACCTGGTGAGCTTCCATATGACACTGGGAAGGCAATGGAAGAGGCGATGGCGCGCGCCCGACCGTGGGGCTCCTGTGGATGCTCTCGGGAGTGCGTATGGGTGGTCGGATACTCCAACGGTCATTTCGGATACCTTGTGCCCGAACGGGCGGCGCCGGATGCCTATGAGCAGGTCATGTCGGATCTTGCGCCGGAGGCGACTGCGGAAGTCGTCAGGGTTGCAGCAACACTTTCGAGCAAGGGGATGTGCATAGATCCATGTTAG
- a CDS encoding MurR/RpiR family transcriptional regulator, with product MTGVMSDAPNVEAMIPTASCLSKLRKLYDALRPAQRKVASFILENGNQVVYQSITELSSATGTSDATIIRLCNTLGYSGYQELKIALARELVSPDRNIHEDILPSDSLPVAVRKAFRSNIQAISDTIDVLDLGALQEAVSKISRAKQVYLYGVGTSSLAAQDAYYKLLRVGIHANFYSDPHMQAISTALISPGDVAIGFSHSGSTKDVVDVLTLARSRGAHIVCITNRARSPVAKLADIVLRTASEETPFGSGGMPSMMAQLSVVDALFVGISLAIYDRAIEFIERTGETVKNKKY from the coding sequence ATGACGGGGGTCATGTCGGATGCACCGAACGTGGAAGCGATGATTCCGACCGCCAGTTGCCTATCGAAGCTGAGAAAGCTATATGATGCACTCCGGCCCGCACAGCGCAAGGTGGCATCATTCATCCTTGAGAACGGGAATCAGGTCGTGTACCAATCCATCACCGAGCTGTCGAGTGCGACGGGCACAAGCGATGCTACGATCATTCGGTTGTGCAACACGCTGGGATACAGCGGCTATCAGGAACTGAAGATTGCGCTCGCCAGAGAGCTAGTCTCGCCCGACAGGAACATCCATGAGGATATCCTGCCATCTGACTCGCTGCCTGTTGCGGTTAGAAAGGCATTTCGCTCAAACATCCAGGCCATAAGCGATACGATAGATGTTCTGGACCTCGGCGCCCTGCAGGAAGCAGTAAGCAAGATTTCAAGGGCGAAGCAGGTGTACCTGTACGGAGTCGGCACTTCCTCTCTGGCTGCGCAGGATGCATACTACAAGCTTCTTCGGGTGGGCATTCACGCGAACTTCTACTCCGACCCTCACATGCAGGCCATTTCCACTGCGTTGATCTCGCCAGGCGATGTAGCGATCGGATTCTCACACTCGGGTTCCACAAAGGATGTTGTGGATGTGCTCACCCTGGCCAGGTCCCGTGGCGCACATATCGTGTGCATTACCAATCGCGCCCGGTCTCCAGTGGCGAAGCTCGCAGATATCGTTCTCAGGACAGCCTCAGAGGAGACCCCATTCGGCTCTGGCGGGATGCCATCGATGATGGCCCAGCTATCTGTGGTGGATGCGCTTTTCGTGGGGATCTCTCTGGCCATATACGACAGGGCCATAGAGTTCATAGAGCGCACGGGCGAGACCGTGAAGAACAAGAAATACTGA
- a CDS encoding C69 family dipeptidase, with translation MTKRLFRKGMAPLVLALAVLLAAWTVPSFACTSILVGKNASVDGSVMTTHTCDGRYEFQIKLVPAKDWPEGSMRPIMNGGGEGADLPQAEKVGEMPQVAHTFAYYDIAYPFANENQVMMGETTVGGRRELYNPNGPFLIWELERVGLERARTAREAVQIMGETAEKYGYGDGGECLTVTDANEAWFFEVYGAGPFQKGAIWAAVRVPDDEIAVSANRSRIFELKENDPDNYMFSKNVFEFAKEQGWWDPAKGPFNFAAAYGPKDSFYNSRREWRALSLLAPSQNFDPWAKSYPFSIKPDKKVSVADLAKIKRDHYEGTEFDLTQGMAAGPFGNPNRYATSGALGEWERAISMFRCSYSIITQSRAWLPNPIGGVIWFGEDAPHSTTYVPFYCGATSVPKSFAIGRRDVLDKGAAWWAFNYVSNFADLKYSYMIKDIQEAAGKFENEAYQMQPVIEKVAADLYKVDPKLAIEYLTSYSNANADRVVAAYWQLADKLAVKYQDGYMNLKTVGYPENWLKAVGFKKLVAPAGK, from the coding sequence TTGACGAAGAGGCTGTTTAGGAAGGGCATGGCGCCCCTCGTCCTGGCGCTCGCAGTGCTACTGGCAGCATGGACAGTCCCATCATTCGCGTGCACCTCGATTCTGGTGGGCAAGAATGCCTCAGTCGATGGGTCAGTCATGACCACGCACACCTGCGACGGCAGGTACGAGTTCCAGATCAAGCTCGTGCCGGCCAAGGATTGGCCGGAGGGTTCCATGAGGCCGATCATGAATGGCGGAGGCGAGGGCGCTGATCTTCCTCAGGCTGAGAAGGTCGGAGAGATGCCGCAGGTTGCTCATACCTTCGCATACTACGACATCGCTTACCCCTTCGCCAATGAGAACCAGGTAATGATGGGAGAGACCACCGTCGGCGGCCGCCGGGAGCTGTACAACCCCAATGGCCCATTCCTTATCTGGGAACTGGAGAGGGTCGGCCTTGAGCGCGCCCGCACTGCCCGTGAAGCGGTCCAGATCATGGGCGAGACCGCTGAGAAGTACGGATACGGCGACGGCGGCGAATGCCTCACCGTTACCGACGCGAACGAGGCCTGGTTCTTCGAAGTGTACGGCGCTGGCCCCTTCCAGAAGGGCGCCATATGGGCCGCTGTTCGCGTTCCCGATGACGAGATCGCAGTGTCTGCGAACCGCTCCAGGATCTTCGAGCTGAAGGAGAACGATCCCGACAACTACATGTTCTCCAAGAACGTATTCGAGTTTGCCAAGGAGCAGGGCTGGTGGGATCCTGCGAAGGGTCCGTTCAACTTCGCAGCTGCTTATGGCCCCAAGGACTCGTTCTACAACAGCCGCCGCGAGTGGCGCGCCCTCTCGCTGCTAGCGCCGTCGCAGAACTTCGACCCCTGGGCGAAGAGCTATCCATTCTCCATCAAGCCGGACAAGAAGGTCTCCGTCGCTGATCTGGCAAAGATAAAGCGCGATCACTATGAGGGAACTGAGTTCGACCTGACCCAGGGAATGGCTGCTGGCCCCTTCGGCAACCCCAACAGATACGCTACCTCCGGCGCTCTGGGCGAGTGGGAGCGGGCGATCTCGATGTTCCGCTGCTCATACAGCATCATCACCCAGTCGCGCGCGTGGCTCCCGAACCCCATCGGCGGAGTGATCTGGTTCGGTGAGGATGCTCCTCATTCCACCACTTACGTGCCGTTCTACTGCGGCGCCACTTCGGTGCCGAAGTCGTTCGCCATTGGCCGCCGCGATGTGCTCGACAAGGGCGCCGCTTGGTGGGCGTTCAACTACGTCTCGAACTTCGCTGATCTGAAGTACAGTTACATGATCAAGGACATTCAGGAGGCAGCTGGCAAGTTCGAGAACGAAGCATACCAGATGCAGCCGGTAATCGAGAAGGTAGCGGCCGACCTGTACAAGGTCGATCCGAAGCTCGCTATCGAGTACCTCACCTCTTACTCGAACGCCAATGCGGATAGGGTCGTCGCGGCCTACTGGCAGCTAGCTGATAAGCTCGCTGTGAAGTACCAGGATGGCTACATGAACCTGAAGACAGTAGGCTACCCAGAGAACTGGCTGAAGGCAGTGGGCTTCAAGAAGCTCGTAGCTCCTGCCGGCAAGTAG